The Streptomyces sp. NBC_00162 sequence CCGGGATACACGGGCTGCCCGGGGTACGGCTGCCCAGGGTAGGGCTGGGCCGGATACGGCTGCGCCGGGTACGGGGCGGCCGCGGCGTACGGCGGCCGGTCGGGCGGCGGCGGTGAACCGGGCGCGCTGAAGGACATGACGGAGTACCCCCCACGGGAACGTGTGACATGCGGATCGCGCCTGCCGACGGGCGCGCAGGCAACCGCCGAAACATATGCCAGCCCGCTGACCTGCGTCCAAACGATTCCAAGGGTCACCGGTGGGCACCAGCGGCTACAGGCGTACGAGCGTGACTTCGGTCGCCTTCACGCTCGTCCACACCTGGGCGCCGTCGACGATGCCCAGTTCGGCGGCCGCTTCGGGGGTGATCTCCGCGACCAGGTCCGGCGCCTCGTCCGGGGCGATCAGCACGCGCAGCCGGCTGCCGACCGCCGTGATCTCCCGTACGGTGCCCGGCCAGACGTTGCGGGGGCTGCCGCCCGGGCGGTCCCGGTGCACGGACACCGCCTCCGGGGCGATGATCGCGAGGGCCTGAGCCCCCTCGGGCAGCGCCTCGGCGACGACGAGGCGGCCCCCGGCGGCCAGGGCCAGCCCGTCCGCCGACGCCGTGCCCGGCCAGGCGTTGCGCCCCAGCATCCGGGCCACCCACGGGGAGCGCGGGTGCCGGGTCACCTCGGAGGGCGGCGCGTCCTGGAGGGTCTGCCCGTCGGCGAGTACGAGGACCCGGTCGGCCAGCGAGACCGCCTCGACGGGATCGTGCGTGACGATGAGGCAGACCCCGCCGAAGCCGGCCAGGTGCGTGCGCAGGGTGTGGCGGACGTGGGCCCGCGTCGTCTGGTCGAGGGCGGCGAGCGGTTCGTCGAGCAGCAGGAGCCGGGGGCGGGCGGCCAGGGCGCGGGCGAGGGCGACGCGCTGAGCCTGGCCGCCGGACAGCTGGGCGGGCCTGCGCTCGGCGAGGTGCCCGACGCCCAGCCGGTCCAGCCAGGCCCGTGCCTCGCGCCGGGCGTCGGCCCGCCGCACCCCGTGGGCACGCAGCCCGTACGCGGTGTTGGCCAGCGCGCTCAGGTGCGGGAACAGCGCGCCGTCCTGCGGGACCCAGGCGACCTGCCGCCGGTGCGGGGGCAGCTCGGTGACGTCCGTGTCCCCGAGCCTGAGGTCGGCGTGGGCGCGCGGGGTCAGGCCGAGGAGGGCGCGCAGCAGGGTGGTCTTGCCGGCGCCGTTCTCGCCGACGACGGCGATCGTGGTACCGGGTTCGGCGTCGAGGGTGAGCCGGTTGAAGCCGGTGACGGTGGCGTGCAGGGACCAGGCTCCGGCCGCGGCCGGTACGACCTCCGCCGGTTCACCGGCGGGCGCGGGTACGGACGGTACGGACGGCTCCTCGGCCACCGGCGGCGCACCGGCGGGCTTGCGGGGGACGGGAACGCCCGTCCAGCGGCCGCGCAGCGCGATCAGTACGGCCATGGCGATCGCCAGCAGCAGCAGGGAGACGGAGGTGGCGGCCTCGGGCTCGTCCTGGAGCAGCAGGTACACCTGGAGCGGCAGCGTCTGGGTCGTGCCGGGCAGGTTCCCGGCGAAGGTGATGGTCGCGCCGAACTCGCCGAGCGCGCGGGCCCAGGTGAGCGCGGCGCCGGCGACCAGGCCGGGGGCCACCATCGGCAGGGTCACCGTGAAGAACACGCGGACCGGCGAGGCGCCGAGCGAGGCGGCGGTCTCCTCGTAGCTCTGCCGGAGCCCCCCGAGGGCGCCCTCCAGGCTGATGACGAGGAAGGGCATCGCCACGAACGTCGCCGCGACGACGGCGCCCGACGTGTGGAAGGGCAGGGTGATCCCGAAGCTCTCCTCCAGCCAGGGCCCGAGCAGACCGCGCCGGCCGAAGCCGAGCAGCAGGGCGACACCGCCGACGGTCGGCGGCAGCACCATCGGCAGCAGGACGAGCGAGCGGACGAGTGCCTTGCCCTTGAACTCCACGCGGGCCAGCAGCCAGGCGAGCGGGACACCGAGGAGCAGCGAGAGGCCGAGGGCCCAGAGGGACACCACGAGCGAGAGGTGCAGGGCTTGGACCACGCCGGGGCTGCTCAGGTGGGCGCCGAGCTCGCTCCACTGGGTTCGGGTGAGGATGCCGATCAGCGGCAGCAGCAGGAACGCGACGGCGAGCAGCGCGGGGATCGCGAGGGTCAGCGGTGGCCGGGTGCGGGTGCGGAGTCTGCTCATGGAGGTGCTCGGGTTCCTGGCTCGGGGGCGGCTGCGGGAAGCGTACGCGGGCCTGCCGCAGGCACGGAGAAGGGCTGCCCGTCCCCCCGGACCGGGCAGCCCCTCACACCGCGCGACGGCAGACGGCAGACGGTGGGCGGCAGGCGAGGCCTGCCGCCCTCGGGCCTACGCCTGCTGGAAGCCCGCGTCCTGGAGGATCTTCTGCGCCTCCGGGGTGCTCAGCCAGGCCACGAACGCGGCCGCGGCCTCGGGGTTCTTGGACTGCTTCAGCGTGGCGGCCGGGTAGGAGGCCACCGCGTTCTGGTCGTCCGGGATGTCCACGGCGACGACCTTGTCGCCCGACTTGGCGGAGTCGGTCTTGTAGACGAGGCCCGCGTCGGCCTCGCCCAGCTCGACCTTGCTGAGCACGGCGCGGACGTTGGGCTCCTGGGAGACGGGCTTCACCGTGACGCCCTGCTTGTCCAGGATCTCCTTGCTGTAGCGGCCCACCGGGACCTCGGGCGCGGCGAGCACGACCTTGATCTTCGTGTCGGCGAGGTCCTTGAGGGCGGCGATCTTGAACGGGTTGCCCTTGCCCGCCGCGATGACCAGGCGGTTCTTGGCGATGATCTTTGCGTCGCCGGTCTCGCCCTTGAGGCCGTCCATGGTCTTCGTGTCGGCGGTGACCAGGGCGTCGGCCGGCGCGCCCTGCTTGACCTGCGCCGCGAGCTCCTGTGAACCGGCGAAGGAGAAGGTCACCTTCGTGCCGGGGTGCGCCTTCTCGTAGGCGGCGCCCGCTGTCTTGAAGACGTCCGTGAGGGAGGAGGCGGCGAGGACGGTGAGGTTCGCGGCCTTGGGCTCGGCGGAGGCGGAGCTCGACGCGTTGTCGGAGGAGCCGGCAGCGGGCTTGGTGTCCCCGCTGCCGTTGCCGCAGGCGGCCAGCGGGACGAGCAGGGCGGCGGTCAGCACGGCGGCGGCACGGCGGCGGTTCAGGGTCGGCGACATGGGTGGATGCTCCTCGGTGAGGTCGGCGGCCGGCCTTGTGCCGGGACCGGGGCGGTCCTGTATGCGGCGGGACTGCACGTGCGACAAGGTAGGGCCACCCGTGGCGCATTTGCAATTGGCTTGGGCTCATCTACATGGCAGATGCCATGCCCCTTGTGATATCCGCCGAAAGTCCTTCGGTCATTCCGTGCCCGCCTCGCTAAAGTCGGGGCATGGCTGATGAGGCAACGGGAACCGGAACGGGAACGGACATGGGATCCGTGCGGGTGGACGCGTGGATCTGGTCCGTGCGCCTGACGAAGACCCGCTCGACGGCGGCGACCGCCTGCCGGGCGGGCCACGTGAAGGTCAACGGGGAGCGCGCCAAACCGGCGCAGCCCGTGCGCGCGGGCGATGAGGTACGGCTCTTCCACGCGGGGCGGGAGCGCATCGTCGTGGTCCGCCGGCCCGTGTCCAAGCGGGTGGGCGCTCCGGTCGCCGCCGAGTGCCTGATCGACAAGAGCCCGCCGCCGCCGACCCCCGTCGAGGCCGCGGTGGTGGGCATCCGCGACCGCGGTGCCGGCCGCCCGACGAAGCGCGAGCGCCGGGAGATCGAGACCCTCCGCGGCCGCTGACTCCCTACGCCTTGCGGTACTCGTACGCCTCGCCGGCGGCCGATTCGACCGCCGGCAGGGGGGCGCCGGCGGAGGCGGCCACCACCGCCGCCACCGCGCCCTCCAGGAACGGCGCGTCCACCAGGCGGGCCCCCGGCGGCAGTTCACCCTCCGCCAGCAGTGACTTCACGGTGAGCACGGAGCTGCCCAGGTCCGCCAGCAGGGCGACACCCGCGCCGCGGTCCACCTCCCGCGCGGCCGCGAGGATGCGCTCCGCGCTCGTGCCGAGGCCGCCGTCGGCCGTTCCGCCCGCCGCGGCCACCGGGGCCATCGGGCCGCCCGCCGCCAGGCCCCGGGCGAGCTCCGCCACCGACTCGGCGACGGATTCGCTGTGCGACACCAGCACGATGCCGACCAGGCCGTGCTCCGTTTCCACGGAGGCCGGCCCGGCGCCCGGCGCGGGGGCCGTCACGCCGAGGTCGTCCACCACGTCCGCCAGCGCCACCAGCAGCAGCGCCGACGAGGTCGCGCCCGGGTCCTGGTGCCCGATGCTCCGCTCGCCCAGGTAGCTGGCCCGGCCCTTGCGCGCCCGCAGCGGTACCGTCGCCAGGGCCCCGTGCTCCGCCGCGTCCGCGGCCGCCCGGTACGAGGTGCTCAGCGCGGTCACCCCCGGGACCAGGGCGTCCAGCATCGTCTTGTCGCCCGGCGCCGCCCCGCCCAGCTGCGCCACCGCGCCCACCCCCGCGTACAGGGCCTCGCGCAGCGCCTCGTCGGAGACCTCGGCGGCCTCCCCGAGCTCCTTGCCGGTGCGCCTCAGCAGCGTCCCGTACAGCGGCCCCGAGGCGCCGCCGACGGTCGAGATCAGGGTCCGTCCGGCGAGCTGGAGCACTGCGCCCGGCGTCGCCTCCGCCTGGGCCTCCGCGCTCAGGGCCGCCCGTACCGCGGTGAAGCCCCGCAGCAGGTTGCTCCCGTGGTCCGCGTCCCCGATGGGCGAGTCGAGTTCGGTCAGCCGGTCCGCCTCGCGCTCCACGGCGGCCGCCGCGGCCGTCATCCAGCGCCGGAAGAAGTCTGCGTCACGCACCGGATCTCCTCGTGTCGGATCAACCTGGCCGGGCCCACGGCCACCTTACGGTCAGCGGCCCCAGCGCAGCGCGGGCGTCTGCACCGGGGCGTCCCACAATCGCAGCAGTTCCTCGTCGGCCCGGCACAGCGTCACCGAGCATCCCGCCATGTCGAGAGAGGTGACGTAGTTCCCGACGAGTGTCCGCGCCACCGGCACTCCGCGCGCGTCCAGTAGCCGCGCCACCTCGGCGTGGAACCCGTACAGCTCCAGCAGCGGCGTCGCCCCCATGCCGTTGACCAGGGCCAGCACCGGCCCGTCGGCCGGGGACACCTCCGCCAGCTCCTCCAGTACGGCGGCCAGCGCGACTTCGGCGATCTCCCGCGCGGGCATCATCGGCCGCCGCTCCCGGCCCGGCTCCCCGTGGATGCCGACGCCCAACTCGAGCTCCCCGTCGGGCAGGTCGAAGGTGGGGCTCCCCTTGGCGGGCGTGGCGCAGGCGGTGAGCGCCACGCCGAAGCTGCGCGAGGACTCGTTGACCCGCCGGGCGATCGCCGCGACCCGTTCCAGCGGCGCCCCCTCCTCGGCCGCCGCTCCGGCGATCTTCTCCACGAAGAGCGTGGCCCCGGTGCCGCGCCGCCCGGCGGTGTACAGGCTGTCGGTCACGGCGACGTCGTCGTTGACCAGTACGCGCTCGACCCGCCGGCCGTCCTCCTCGGCGAGCTCCGCGGCCATCTCGAAGTTCAGCACGTCACCGGTGTAGTTCTTGACGACGAACAGCACCCCCTGCCCGGAGTCCACGGCCTCGGCCGCCCGCAGCATCTGATCGGGCACGGGCGAGGTGAACACCTCCCCGGGACAGGCGGCGGACAGCATCCCGTACCCCACGAACCCGGCGTGCAGCGGTTCGTGCCCGGAGCCGCCCCCGGACACCACCCCGACCCGCCCGCCGTCCCGCGCGTCCCGCCGTACGACGACCCGCCGCTCCACGTCGACGTCGAGCTCGGGGTGGGCGGCCGCCATCCCCCGCAGGGCGTCGGCGACCACGGTGTCCGGACTGTTGATCAGCATCTTCACGGTTGTCTCCCAGGAAGCTCGGCCTGAGGAGAAGTCTGGCGCAGTACGGCGCTCATTTCGTGGTGTGCGCCGTGATCGGGGCGGACCCGGCCACGCCATATTCGTGCAGGTGTTCGGTTCCGGGGTTAGGGTGGGGTCATGCACGCAGTACAGGGCATGGGCCTTCAGGGTTCCCTCTTCGACCAGGGCGACGAGATCCGGCTCGGGCCGCTCACCGGCATCCGGCGCACCGCGCTCGGGGCCGGGGCCTGGGTCGATCACCTGCCCGGCTGGCTGAGCGGCGCCGACGCGCTCTTCGAGCGGCTGGCCGCCGACGTGCCCTGGCGGGCCGAGCGGCGGCAGATGTACGAGCGCGAGGTGGAGGTGCCCCGCCTGCTCGCCTTCTATGCAGCGGACGAGGCCCTTCCGCACCCCGCCCTCGTCGAGGCCCGCGAGGCCCTGAGCCGTCACTACGCCGCCGAGCTCGGCGAGCCCTTCACGACCGCCGGGCTGTGCCTCTACCGCGACGGCCGCGACAGCGTGGCCTGGCACGGCGACCGGACCGGACGCTCCGCCACCGAGGACACCATGGTCGCGATCGTCTCCGTCGGGGATCCCCGGGACCTCGCTTTCCGCCCGCGCGACGGCGGGGCCACCCTGCTGCGGCTGCCCCTGGGTCACGGCGACCTCGTCGTCATGGGCGGCTCCTGCCAGCGGACCATGGAGCACGCGGTGCCCAAGTCGACGCGGGCCGTCGGCCCCCGCATCAGCGTCCAGTTCCGCCCCCGCGGCGTGATGTGACAAGCCCAGGCCCAAGCCCAAGCCCCGGCCGCGGTCAGACCCTGTCGGGCTCCTTCAGGGGCCGGGCTGTCGTCGCGGCGGCAGCCGCGTGCAGCGAGCGCAGCGCCAGCATCAGCAGTCCGATGTCGTCCAGGTACACCGGGTCCGGAATCAGGTCCACCGGTGAGACGGTGTAGATCACGGCGACCCAGAACAGGGCCTTGTCGCGCAGCGGGATCCCGGCGTCGAGGAGCAGTCGCCGGGCACTGAGGACCCGTACGAGCAGCACGGCCGCGGCGATCGCGAGCCCGGCCGCGACGACCGCGGCGAGCATGAACCAGGTGTTTCCGTCCACGTGGCCCCTATACCCGCCCTGCGGACCCGCGTACCACTCAGGCCTCCTGTGCGCGCAGGCGCCGGCCGACCTCGCCCAGTCCGTCGGCGAGCGCGTCGAGCTGTTCGGGGGTCAGGACGTCGATGAGGATCTCCCGGACCGTGGTCACGTGCCCGGGCGCCGCCTGGTCGAGCAGGGCGCTGCCTGCCTCGGTGAGGACGGCGAAGACCCCGCGCACGTCGGAGGGGCAGCTGCGGCGGCGGACCAGGCCGGCCTTCTCCATCTGGGTGATCTGGTAGGTCAGCCCGCTCTTGGAGTTGATCAGGCCATTGGCCAGTTCGGTCATCCGCAGCTCGCGGCCGGGGGCCGCGGCGAGCCGTACGAGGATCTCGTACTGGGGGTGCGAGAGCCCGGAGTCGTCCTTCAGCTGCTGGTCGAGACGGCGGTTCACCAAGGCCGAGGCGGCCAGGAATCCACTCCAGGCCCGCTTCTCGCGGTCGTCCAGCCATCTCGTTTCAGCCATGGCCCCAGCCTACACGGGTTGTTCCAATTTGAATCAAAGGTTAGGGTCGGTGCTCGGCGGTTCGAATTTGAACAACTCCTGCCCACTCCGTCCCCTCGGGCCGCCCGACCGGAAGGATCCCCCCCATGACCAGCCCC is a genomic window containing:
- a CDS encoding ABC transporter permease, giving the protein MSRLRTRTRPPLTLAIPALLAVAFLLLPLIGILTRTQWSELGAHLSSPGVVQALHLSLVVSLWALGLSLLLGVPLAWLLARVEFKGKALVRSLVLLPMVLPPTVGGVALLLGFGRRGLLGPWLEESFGITLPFHTSGAVVAATFVAMPFLVISLEGALGGLRQSYEETAASLGASPVRVFFTVTLPMVAPGLVAGAALTWARALGEFGATITFAGNLPGTTQTLPLQVYLLLQDEPEAATSVSLLLLAIAMAVLIALRGRWTGVPVPRKPAGAPPVAEEPSVPSVPAPAGEPAEVVPAAAGAWSLHATVTGFNRLTLDAEPGTTIAVVGENGAGKTTLLRALLGLTPRAHADLRLGDTDVTELPPHRRQVAWVPQDGALFPHLSALANTAYGLRAHGVRRADARREARAWLDRLGVGHLAERRPAQLSGGQAQRVALARALAARPRLLLLDEPLAALDQTTRAHVRHTLRTHLAGFGGVCLIVTHDPVEAVSLADRVLVLADGQTLQDAPPSEVTRHPRSPWVARMLGRNAWPGTASADGLALAAGGRLVVAEALPEGAQALAIIAPEAVSVHRDRPGGSPRNVWPGTVREITAVGSRLRVLIAPDEAPDLVAEITPEAAAELGIVDGAQVWTSVKATEVTLVRL
- the modA gene encoding molybdate ABC transporter substrate-binding protein codes for the protein MSPTLNRRRAAAVLTAALLVPLAACGNGSGDTKPAAGSSDNASSSASAEPKAANLTVLAASSLTDVFKTAGAAYEKAHPGTKVTFSFAGSQELAAQVKQGAPADALVTADTKTMDGLKGETGDAKIIAKNRLVIAAGKGNPFKIAALKDLADTKIKVVLAAPEVPVGRYSKEILDKQGVTVKPVSQEPNVRAVLSKVELGEADAGLVYKTDSAKSGDKVVAVDIPDDQNAVASYPAATLKQSKNPEAAAAFVAWLSTPEAQKILQDAGFQQA
- a CDS encoding RNA-binding S4 domain-containing protein, whose product is MADEATGTGTGTDMGSVRVDAWIWSVRLTKTRSTAATACRAGHVKVNGERAKPAQPVRAGDEVRLFHAGRERIVVVRRPVSKRVGAPVAAECLIDKSPPPPTPVEAAVVGIRDRGAGRPTKRERREIETLRGR
- a CDS encoding PTS-dependent dihydroxyacetone kinase phosphotransferase subunit DhaM, translating into MALADVVDDLGVTAPAPGAGPASVETEHGLVGIVLVSHSESVAESVAELARGLAAGGPMAPVAAAGGTADGGLGTSAERILAAAREVDRGAGVALLADLGSSVLTVKSLLAEGELPPGARLVDAPFLEGAVAAVVAASAGAPLPAVESAAGEAYEYRKA
- the dhaK gene encoding dihydroxyacetone kinase subunit DhaK, which encodes MKMLINSPDTVVADALRGMAAAHPELDVDVERRVVVRRDARDGGRVGVVSGGGSGHEPLHAGFVGYGMLSAACPGEVFTSPVPDQMLRAAEAVDSGQGVLFVVKNYTGDVLNFEMAAELAEEDGRRVERVLVNDDVAVTDSLYTAGRRGTGATLFVEKIAGAAAEEGAPLERVAAIARRVNESSRSFGVALTACATPAKGSPTFDLPDGELELGVGIHGEPGRERRPMMPAREIAEVALAAVLEELAEVSPADGPVLALVNGMGATPLLELYGFHAEVARLLDARGVPVARTLVGNYVTSLDMAGCSVTLCRADEELLRLWDAPVQTPALRWGR
- a CDS encoding alpha-ketoglutarate-dependent dioxygenase AlkB, which gives rise to MHAVQGMGLQGSLFDQGDEIRLGPLTGIRRTALGAGAWVDHLPGWLSGADALFERLAADVPWRAERRQMYEREVEVPRLLAFYAADEALPHPALVEAREALSRHYAAELGEPFTTAGLCLYRDGRDSVAWHGDRTGRSATEDTMVAIVSVGDPRDLAFRPRDGGATLLRLPLGHGDLVVMGGSCQRTMEHAVPKSTRAVGPRISVQFRPRGVM
- a CDS encoding YkvA family protein, which gives rise to MLAAVVAAGLAIAAAVLLVRVLSARRLLLDAGIPLRDKALFWVAVIYTVSPVDLIPDPVYLDDIGLLMLALRSLHAAAAATTARPLKEPDRV
- a CDS encoding MarR family winged helix-turn-helix transcriptional regulator; translated protein: MAETRWLDDREKRAWSGFLAASALVNRRLDQQLKDDSGLSHPQYEILVRLAAAPGRELRMTELANGLINSKSGLTYQITQMEKAGLVRRRSCPSDVRGVFAVLTEAGSALLDQAAPGHVTTVREILIDVLTPEQLDALADGLGEVGRRLRAQEA